In one window of Cryptococcus neoformans var. neoformans JEC21 chromosome 7 sequence DNA:
- a CDS encoding Rho GTPase activator, putative, with amino-acid sequence MVSTRPSPAPARGRVAYPSAASYVPGDANNSPAYPSASSPVKEVSSRESDKERAQGLKTWWKGFREREAADDKQWDDGRVVFGVPLEISTKYASVQLSTSGPDDSLYVWGVIPVVVAKCGLYLKENATMVEGTFRVSGSAKRMRDLQLLFDTGPKYGKDIDWKRLPYTTHDVGTIFRRFLTQMPEPIVPFRYYGAFRLVMEKFTSGETSVDQAIDEYKHLIQSLPNVNRYLLLYVLDLLSVFARRSDINLMTAANLALIFQPGIISHEIHAMQPREHVLSQQVLEFLIEHQKHFVDGVKTTSHKGKEKTKAKRSGSKSSSKQMVPAPLVRADSDLMVPSDSDDEAPLGGYYVIEGRIRSPIPVANTTTSPSIEKVTSPPPLRPKPTMDTLEPSDSDEDVPPGGYEVRSGDFEATRATLLATSHRNVASRTVSESLARRKTVPARVGVGLSSKIGKSRKVTKEAP; translated from the exons ATGGTGTCAACAAGACCTTCCCCTGCACCGGCCCGTGGCCGAGTTGCTTATCCGTCTGCTGCGTCCTACGTCCCAGGAGACGCAAACAATTCTCCCGCTTATCCTAgtgcttcttctcctgtcaAGGAAGTCAGCTCCCGTGAATCAGACAAAGAACGTGCCCAGGGATTGAAGACTTGGTGGAAGGGCTTCAGAGAAAGGGAGGCGGCTGATGATAAGCAATGGGATG ACGGGCGAGTCGTGTTCGGGGTTCCTCTGGAAATATCTACAAAGTATGCTTCGGTGCAGCTATCGACCAGCGGACCTGATGATTCCCTTTACGTCTGGGG TGTCATCCCAGTTGTTGTGGCCAAGTGTGGATTGTATCTGAAGGAAAACGCGACCATGGTAGAAGGGACTTTCCGTGTATCTGGCTCGGCAAAGCGAATGCGAGATCTTCAGTTGCTATTCGATACGGGGCCTAAG TATGGTAAAGATATTGACTGGAAAAGGCTACCATACACCACGCATGACGTGGGGACCATTTTCAGGAG GTTTCTCACTCAAATGCCG GAACCCATTGTGCCCTTCCGCTACTATGGAGCATTCCGATTGGTCATGGAGAAATTTACGTCCGGAGAGACGTCCGTCGATCAAGCTATTGACGAGTACAAACATCTCATTCAGTCGCTACCCAACGTCAACAGGTATCTCCTGCTCTACGTATTGGATCTCTTGAGTGTTTTCGCCAGGCGCTCAGATATTAACCTCATGACTGCAGCAA ACTTGGCGCTCATATTCCAACCGGGCATCATTTCGCATGAGATACACGCCATGCAGCCTCGCGAGCATGTGTTATCTCAGCAAGTTTTAGAATTCTTGATTGAACATCAAAAGCATTTTGTTGATGGAGTGAAAACC ACTTCTCAtaaaggcaaggaaaagaccAAGGCTAAGCGGTCTGGCAGcaaatcatcttcaaagcaGATGGTGCCTGCGCCTTTGGTCAGAGCAGACTCGGATTTGATGGTCCCCTCGGACTCTGATGACGAAGCCCCATTGGGAGGCTATTATGTGATCGAAGGGAGGATCAGATCGCCTATACCTGTCGCTAACACGACTACATCCCCTTCCATTGAGAAGGTCACATCACCGCCACCACTTCGTCCAAAGCCAACGATGGACACGTTGGAGCCTTCGGATtctgatgaggatgtcCCTCCAGGCGGTTATGAAGTACGATCCGGTGATTTTGAAGCTACCCGTGCCACGTTATTGGCAACGTCGCATCGTAACGTGGCATCTAGAACAGTGAGCGAAAGCTTAGCTCGTCGGAAGACAGTACCTGCTCGTGTGGGTGTCGGACTGAGCTCCAAGATTGGGAAGTCCAGGAAGGTGACCAAAGAGGCTCCATGA
- a CDS encoding glucose-6-phosphate 1-dehydrogenase, putative yields MAAPSNNKSGTIPSMEASGEALTDETVVIVLGASGDLAKKKTFPALFALFTQGLLPKDVHIVGYARTKMDKDEFHRREIQYIKGDQEKIKQFQELSSYVSGPYDEDAGYKELLKHVEELERDRKTRNRIFYMALPPSVFTTVAKGLKKNCYSSQGTNRIIIEKPFGKDLESCRQMMSELKSQWAENETYRIDHYLGKEMVKNLLVLRFGNVFLDASFNKNFVSNVQITFKEPFGTEGRGGYFDEFGIIRDVCQNHLMQALSILAMERPVSFSAEDIRDEKVKVLRCIPAIDRKDVLFGQYVAAGDKPGYLEDDTVPKDSICPTFAAMTLWINNPRWEGVPFIMKAGKALNEAKVEIRVQYKDATQGIFTDISRDELVMRIQPDEAVYLKMNNKLPGFHTRAVPVELDLTYKKRFTDANIPQAYEALILDALKGDHSNFVRDDELDVAWKIFTPILHWIDSKDAPKPEPYPYGSRGPKQIDEFAAKYGFKRSPQTYSWPKTSASL; encoded by the exons ATGGCGGCGCCTTCTAACAACAAATCAGGCACCATTCCTTCCATGGAGGCATCCGGCGAAGCTCTTACAGACGAGACTGTCGTTATCGTGCTCGGTGCTAGTGGTGACCTTGCCAAAAAGAAGACCTTCCCTGCCCTTTTTGCCCTTTTCACTCAGGGCCTTTTGCCTAAGGATGTTCATATTGTTGGATATGCGAGAACCA AGATGGATAAGGATGAGTTCCACAGGCGCGAAATTCAATACATCAAGGGCGATCAGGAAAAGATCAAGCAATTCCAAGAACTTTCTTCTTACGTATCGGGCCCTTACGACGAGGATGCTGGTTATAAAGAGCTTCTCAAGCATGTGGAGGAGCTTGAACGCGATAGGAAAACCCGTAACCGCATTTTCTACATGGCTCTTCCCCCTTCAGTTTTTACTACCGTTGCCAAGGGTCTCAAGAAGAACTGTTACTCTTCTCAAGGTACCAATCGTATCATCATTGAAAAGCCATTCGGCAAGGATCTCGAGTCATGCCGCCAGATGATGAGTGAACTCAAGTCCCAGTGGGCGGAAAACGAAACCTACCGTATCGATCACTACCTCGGCAAAGAGATGGTCAAGAACCTACTTGTTCTCCGCTTTGGCAATGTCTTCCTCGATGCTTCTTTCAACAAAAATTTTGTCAGCAACGTTCAGATCACCTTCAAAGAGCCTTTCGGCACCGAGGGTCGTGGAGGATACTTTGACGAATTTGGAATTATTCGCGATGTTTGCCAAAACC ATCTCATGCAAGCTTTGTCGATACTTGCTATGGAACGACctgtttctttttctgctGAGGATATCAGGGATGAGAAG GTCAAGGTTCTCCGCTGCATCCCTGCTATTGACCGCAAGGACGTTCTTTTCGGTCAATATGTCGCCGCTGGGGACAAGCCAGGCTaccttgaagatgatacCGTACCCAAAGACTCTATCTGTCCCACATTTGCCGCCATGACTTTGTGGATTAACAACCCGCGATGGGAAGGTGTTCCTTTCATCATGAAGGCAGGAAAAG CTTTGAACGAGGCCAAAGTCGAAATTCGTGTGCAGTACAAAGATGCTACGCAGGGTATTTTCACCGATATCTCTCGGGACGAGCTTGTGATGCGCATTCAACCCGATGAAGCTGTATACCTCAAAATGAACAACAAGCTTCCTGGGTTCCACACGCGTGCTGTTCCTGTTGAACTTGACCTCACCTATAAGAAGCGATTCACGGACGCCAACATTCCTCAGGCGTACGAAGCTCTCATTCTCGATGCTCTCAAGGGCGATCACTCGAACTTTGTTCGTGATGACGAGCTGGATGTCGCTTGGAAGATCTTCACCCCCATTCTTCATTGGATCGACAGTAAAG ATGCGCCTAAGCCGGAGCCGTACCCCTATGGTTCCCGAGGACCCAAACAAATCGA
- a CDS encoding ARF small monomeric GTPase, putative, with product MGLSVSKLLNGLFGKKEMRILMVGLDAAGKTTILYKLKLGEIVTTIPTIGFNVETVEYKNISFTVWDVGGQDKIRPLWRHYFQNTQGIIFVVDSNDRERITEAREELQRMLSEDELRDALLLVFANKQDLPNAMNAAEITDKLGLHSLRQRSWYIQAACATSGDGLYEGLEWLSANLKRKSP from the exons ATGGGTCTTTCCGTCTCCAAGCTCCTTAATGGCCTCTtcggcaagaaggaaatgc GAATCCTTATGGTCGGTCTCGATGCTGCTGGTAAAACAACCATCCTTTACAAGCTTAAACTCGGTGAAATTGTCACCACTATCCCTACCATTG GTTTTAATGTGGAGACGGTCGAGTACAAGAACATTTCTTTCACAGTCTGGGATGTCGGAGGACAGGATAAGATTCGACCTTTGTGGAGGCATT ATTTCCAGAACACCCAAGGTATCATTTTCGTGGTCGACTCCAACGATCGGGAGCGAATCACTGAGGCACGTGAGGAGT TGCAACGGATGTTGAGTGAAGATGAGTTGAGGGATGCTTTGCTCCTTGTGTTCGCCAACAAACAG GACTTGCCTAATGCTATGAACGCTGCTGAGATTACGGACAAGCTTGGTCTTCACTCACTTCGACAGCGATCTTGGTACATTCAGGCTGCTTGTGCCACCTCCGGCGATGGTCTTTACGAAGGTCTTGAATGG CTCTCTGCCAACCTTAAGAGGAAGAGCCCTTAA
- a CDS encoding sterol 3-beta-glucosyltransferase, putative produces the protein MRWFSPSEAVQRSGTPCAAQLFDLFKYMAGDNSDGDFGQGEAAEGEENEVLPNFLPQGDRPSPVTWDDRPYALADDPHLHIASQETRPSTPSRVKHEKGTSTYLEEAEKATERERNSLSARLTAMSLSNLSNAMLLRSGKKVKRRPLPLKDQDPSPEIGAKSSILLTPSASLDDYKIGVLGDLSENDMPLDGDDITDEEKIAAIISEFGDITSLYEDQEPERILAESKGSVFKSVMMIGNLHLTTHRLLFHASIPPDYGSGALSSTGSATNDATVRQPDVLQAGPVTVHYPGAIRPSRRVWMELSSEMVTTYPGADEASRVRPLRCVLLSSVRQLEPIDPEHPRDFYVEYETATGWKRSHISVDTEQSAGQWRRAFHAALFRQMRYKWRQSSGFIPPDDNWSMMRVCIPLSRVTLKGISSYHSFATLMGLDVDLDVVLHPAFSFLSSIENRIPDAPHKLKLIHPSSISSVKPPALPCSKTTSRKSSLWRGDADAARSPDLWNGSQANPDNPKEQKLLEFNIAVLNEQVWFAEALQSAVNASKLRKYAATAKEPKIVLEVDGHDCLAADDELDSKSLGTTGSTELDEDEDSGDDVLQQTRKREKAFMAAKVFGLKEEDGIWMKRCYIVTSFLPARGHIIITPQYICFWRRVAVGTDIRYRFPVEDVENVFIVPGIRVRFHGLALQIKGHEDLRFEFWKHSSRDEVMAHIKSLAGTSSGVTALSSKSPSARTSNSGKQVMAVSSKQTFAVHPADILAPSKSSLFQPLSVTDDSLPYLPFVANSPNFTARLEPRTFVCLTIGSRGDVQPYIALGLQLKKDGHKVVIVTHLEFKEWVEGYGIEHREAGGDPTALMKLSQEHKMFSPGFFKESLGSFRQWLDNLLLDSWQACKDADVLIESPSAMAGIHIAEALKIPYFRAFTMPWTRTSAYPQAFLVPTFEMGPSFNYATYVLFDNIMWKATAPQINRWRKKHLNLKPTDLSTLSITNVPFLYNFSPSVVPKPLDWHDDVIVTGYWNLEDSDRDWVPPAALEEFIVRANEKGRPLVYIGFGSIVVPQPDEMTRSIIKAVEKANVCAIIAKGWSSRGGDPAKEGQNITFPESCYGIDKIPHAWLFPRVRAALHHGGAGTVGASLRAGIPTLIKPWFGDQFFWSIRVSKLGVGLKVPSLRSDDVASALIKATSDRLMIEKAARIGERIRSENGVATAVSAISYNISRAANNRRTAR, from the exons ATGCGGTGGTTCTCTCCATCAGAAGCGGTCCAGCGATCAGGCACGCCATGTGCTGCTCAACTGTTCGACCTCTTCAAATACATGGCGGGAGACAACTCAGATGGGGATTTTGGTCAGGGGGAAGCTGCTGAAGGTGAGGAGAACGAGGTCCTCCCCAACTTTCTCCCTCAAGGCGACAGACCTTCACCAGTGACTTGGGATGATCGTCCCTATGCTCTAGCCGATGATCCCCATCTGCATATAGCTTCTCAGGAGACTAGGCCCTCAACTCCTTCACGAGTGAAGCATGAAAAAGGAACTTCAACCTATCTTGAGGAAGCTGAAAAAGCCACTGAAAGAGAGCGGAATTCACTGAGCGCCCGACTGACAG CGATGTCATTGAGCAATCTGTCGAACGCGATGTTGTTGCGTAGCGGTAAGAAAGTCAAGAGAAGGCCTTTGCCCCTCAAGGATCAGGATCCTTCACCCGAAATAGGGGCCAAATCATCCATCCTTTTAACTCCGTCCGCATCCTTGGATGATTATAAGATAGGGGTGCTTGGGGATCTGTCTGAAAATGATATGCCCTTGGATGGTGACGACATCACtgacgaagagaagatCGCGGCCATTATAAGCGAGTTTGGAGATATTACCAGTTTGTATGAGGACCAGGAACCTGAGAGAATTCTTGCTGAAAGCAAGGGTAGCGTGTTTAA GAGCGTCATGATGATA GGCAATTTGCATCTAACAACCCATCGTCTCCTCTTTCATGCCTCTATTCCTCCTGATTATGGATCCGGTGCCCTTTCCTCCACAGGGTCCGCAACAAACGACGCTACCGTCCGTCAACCGGACGTGCTCCAGGCTGGCCCAGTCACAGTTCATTACCCAGGGGCTATCAGACCCTCAAGGCGGGTGTGGATGGAATTAAGCTCGGAGATGGTCACCACCTATCCTGGTGCGGATGAAGCCAGTCGCGTGCGACCCCTCAGATGTGTTTTAT TGTCTTCTGTACGACAACTGGAACCAATAGATCCCGAACATCCTCGTGATTTTTATGTGGAGTACGAGACTGCTACTGGATGGAAGCGAAGCCACATCTCTGTCGACACTGAG CAATCAGCCGGGCAATGGAGACGGGCCTTCCATGCTGCACTATTCCGCCAAATGCGATATAAATGGCGCCAATCAAGTGGCTTTATCCCTCCCGACGATAACTGGTCAATGATGCGTGTCTGCATTCCATTGAGCAGAGTTACTCTTAAAGGCATTAGCAGCTATCATTCCTTTGCCACTCTAATGGGACTGGATGTGGACCTCGACGTCGTGTTGCATCCGGCTTTTTCATTTTTGTCAAGCATTGAAAACCGCATACCTGATGCTCCTCATAAACTCAAGCTTATACATCCGTCCTCTATATCATCAGTTAAGCcaccagctcttccatgCTCCAAAACAACGTCTCGAAAATCTTCACTTTGGAGGGGAGACGCTGATGCTGCCAGATCACCTGATCTTTGGAACGGCTCTCAAGCTAATCCGGACAATccaaaagaacaaaaacTGCTTGAATTTAATATTGCCGTCCTCAACGAACAGGTATGGTTTGCTGAAGCGCTGCAATCTGCGGTGAATGCTTCTAAATTGCGGAAATACGCAGCAACAGCGAAGGAGCCTAAAATTGTCCTCGAAGTGGACGGACATGATTGCCTTGCTGCAGATGACGAGTTGGACTCAAAAAGCTTGGGGACGACAGGGTCCACTGAGttggacgaggatgaagatagCGGCGATGACGTGCTGCAACAAACACGCAAGCGAGAGAAGGCTTTCATGGCTGCAAAAGTATTCGGtttgaaggaagaagatgggataTGGA TGAAACGCTGTTATATTGTAACGTCATTTCTGCCGGCCCGTGGCCATATTATTATAACGCCTCAGTATATTTGCTTCTGGCGCAGAGTAGCTGTTGGAACCGATATTAGA TATCGCTTCCCGGTTGAAGACGTGGAAAATGTATTCATTGTTCCAGGAATACGGGTCCGCTTCCACGGGCTTGCTCTGCAGATAAAAGGACATGAAGATCTTCGCTTCGAATTCTGGAAACACTCGTCAAGGGATGAA GTTATGGCACATATCAAATCATTGGCTGGAACAAGTTCAGGCGTTACAGCTCTCAGTTCAAAATCACCATCAGCCCGAACGTCAAACAGTGGAAAGCAGGTTATGGCAGTTTCCTCCAAGCAAACTTTTGCAGTACACCCCGCCGATATCCTTGCCCCCTCAAAAAGCTCTCTATTTCAACCACTGTCTGTGACAGATGATAGCCTACCGTACTTGCCGTTTGTTGCCAATAGTCCAAATTTTACCGCACGCCTAGAGCCACGCACTTTTGTGTGTCTTACCATTGGTTCGAGGGGTGATGTCCAGCCCTATATCGCATTGGGGCTGCAGCTGAAAAAAGATGGGCATAAAGTGGTGATAGTAACACATC TGGAATTTAAGGAATGGGTTGAGGGTTACGGAATTGAACACCGCGAAGCAGGAGGTGACCCGACTGCTCTGATGAAGCTCAGTCAAGAACATAAAATGTTCTCCCCTGGGTTCTTCAAAGAGTCATTGGGGTCGTTCCGTCAGTGGCTGGATAACT TATTGCTGGATTCATGGCAAGCATGTAAAGATGCGGATGTCCTCATTGAAAGCCCATCCGCCATGGCAGGAATACATATTGCGGAAGCCCTGAAAATACCATATTTCAGAGCTTTCACCATGCCTTGGACTAGGACCTCTGCGTATCCTCAAGCATTCTTAGTTCCAACATTTGAAATGGGACCTAGCTTCAATTATGCGACCTACGTACTGTTCGATAATATTATGTGGAAGGCAACCGCTCCCCAAATCAATCGCTGGCGTAAAAAGCACCTCAACCTGAAACCGACAGATTTGTCGACCCTCTCCATTACGAATGTCCCCTTTTTGTATAACTTCAGCCCCTCTGTTGTCCCAAAGCCGCTTGACTGGCATGACGATGTCATTGTTACTGGATACTGGAATCTGGAAGATAGTGACAGAGACTGGGTACCTCCAGCCGCATTGGAAGAGTTTATTGTTAGAGCAAATGAAAAAGGACGGCCTTTAGTTTACATT GGTTTTGGATCTATTGTTGTCCCACAACCTGATGAGATGACTCGAAGTATAATCAAAGCGGTCGAAAAAG CCAATGTTTGCGCAATCATTGCCAAAGGATGGTCTTCACGAGGTGGTGACCCAGCCAAAGAAGGGCAGAATATCACCTTCCCTGAAAGCTGTTATGGTATCGATAAAATTCCTCATGCTTGGTTGTTCCCAAGAG TTCGAGCAGCATTACATCATGGTGGTGCTGGAACTGTTGGTGCCAGCTTAAGAGCTGGTATCCCTACCTTAATCAAACCCTGGTTCGG AGATCAGTTCTTTTGGTCGATACGTGTTTCAAAACTTGGTGTTGGGTTGAAAGTTCCATCTTTGCGGTCTGATGATGTGGCTTCCGCCCTTATCAAGGCTACATCCGATAGGCTCATGATTGAGAAAGCGGCTCGGATCGGTGAACGCATACGGTCAGAAAATGGCGTGGCTACGGCAGTCAGTGCTATCAGCTACAACATCTCCAGGGCAGCAAATAATCGTAGAACAGCGAGATAA
- a CDS encoding vacuole fusion, non-autophagic-related protein, putative produces the protein MSQASDAFWQPFSSGALKLLPKRGVGIRAKSKRADRIPDDPQRPLVTDYHSINDPTMRIRVPKKFLTPVKVEAKVWFANERTFISYLSMGLLLSTIASGLLFGSRDSSARWFAFAYALISAGVLIYGWAIFQKRLTMISARDSGSFDLLWGPIFICFALFIAILANFIFRLHEAQQHTGLNPLSLKYAWNEAGMKNA, from the exons ATGAGCCAAGCATCAGACGCTTTTTGGCAGCCATTCTCATCAGGAGCTTTGAAGCTCCTTCCAAAGCGTGGTGTTGGCATACGAGCTAAGAGTAAAAGGGCGGACAGAATACCAGATGA TCCCCAGAGACCACTTGTCACGGATTATCACTCAATAAATGATCCTACTATGCGTATACGAGTGCCTA AAAAATTCCTCACGCCAGTGAAGGTAGAGGCAAAGGTATGGTTTGCCAATGAGCGAACCTTCATTTCCTATCTTTCAATGGGTTTGCTCCTTTCAACAATTGCATCTGGACTGCTTTTTGGCAGCAGAGACTCTTCTGCGAGATGGTTTGCGTTTGCATACGCGTTGAT TTCTGCAGGAGTTTTGATCTATGGATGGGCTATCTTCCAGAAACGCTTGACCATGATTTCCGCAAGGGATTCGGGGAGCTTTG ATTTGTTATGGGGGCCTATATTCATCTGCTTTGCCCTTTTCATCGCTATTTTAGCCAATTTCATCTTTCGTCTTCACGAGGCACAACAACACACAGGTCTTAACCCTCTATCTCTTAAATATGCTTGGAACGAAGCGGGCATGAAGAATGCCTGA
- a CDS encoding RNA-3'-phosphate cyclase, putative: MQPGPSKDILRFTGHRHLRQRILLSILSGKSMRIDGIRSDDVHVGLRDYEVNLLRLVEKVTNGSTIEISVTGTSFILHPGLLPGGSFNHSCHIGRSIGYYLEVLLPLAPFCKKPFNITLYGVTGEEGRDMTVDMIRTVTLPHLHLFGISDGLELQIKKRGSAPLGGGQIFFKCPVVRQLNTLHFVDKGKIKKIRGVSYSTRVSPQFANRMVESARSVLNRYVPDVYLYTDVYKGDDSGKSPGYGLTLVTQSTTSAVHAAESLSVAGEVTTPEDVALFASRLLLEELSRGGCIDSKHQWLVALLMALGKEDVSKCLFGSLTPYTVQFFRDMFTFFGTKYKISEESSGEVLVSCIGIGYSNVNKSMA, translated from the exons ATGCAGCCCGGCCCTTCGAAGGATATCTTGCGGTTCACCGGCCACAGGCACCTTCGGCAGcgcattcttctttccatcctttccggCAAATCTATGCGGATTGATGGTATACGCTCAGATGATGTCCACGTCGGTCTCAGAGACTATGAAGTCAACCTTCTAAGACTGGTAGAGAAGGTCACTAATGGAAGCACGATTGAGATATCTGTCACAG GTActtctttcattcttcatcctgGATTACTACCTGGGGGTAGTTTCAATCACAGCTGCCACATTGGTCGGTCAATAGGATATTACCTTGAAGTACTGCTCCCCCTTGCTCCTTTTTGTAAGAAGCCGTTCAACATCACACTGTATGGCGTCACTGGTGAAGAGGGACGTGACATGACT GTTGATATGATTCGGACTGTCACACTTCCACATTTACATCTTTTTGGAATTTCAGACGGACTCGAACTACAGATTAAAAAGAGAGGATCCGCTCCCCTTGGCGGTGGCCAGATTTTTTTCAAATGCCCTGTCGTCCGGCAGTTGAATACCTTACATTTCGTTGATAAAGGCAAAATCAAAAAGATTCGAGGAGTCTC TTACTCCACTCGTGTTTCTCCACAATTTGCAAATCGCATGGTGGAATCTGCACGATCAGTGTTGAACAGATATGTTCCCGACGTATATCTCTACACAGATGTTTATAAAGGAGATGACTCCGGAAA ATCTCCTGGCTATGGCTTAACCCTGGTTACGCAAAGTACAACTTCTGCTGTACATGCTGCAGAATCTCTCTCAGTTGCAGGAGAAGTTACAACTCCTGAAGATGTTGCTTTATTTGCCAGCCGTCTTCTTTTAGAAGAACTTAGCCGTGGGGGTTGCATCGATAGCAAACACCAGTGGCTCGTGGCACTGCTCATGGCCCtcgggaaagaagatgtcaGCAAGTGCCTGTTCGGTAGTTTGACACCGTATAC TGTTCAGTTTTTCCGTGACATGTTCACTTTCTTTGGGACTAAATACAAAATTTCAGAGGAGTCTTCTGGGGAGGTATTGGTTAGCTGTATTGGCATTGGGTATAGCAACGTCAACAAGTCTATGGCGTAA